The Kaistella daneshvariae genomic sequence TACCACCGGAAATCAGGATATTGCGGACATTCACGATGCCCACGAAATGTTAGCGCCGATTTTAGGAACAACTTTGGCCAGCGTTTTTTTCGCCGTGGCACTTTTGGCTTCCGGTCAAAATTCAACTTTAACCGGAACTTTAGCGGGTCAAATTGTCATGGAAGGTTTTCTAAATATCAGATTAAAACCCTGGCTTCGCCGCTTAATTACCCGCTTGATCGCCGTTGTTCCAGCGCTAATTGTTACCATATTATATGGTGAAAAAGGCACCATGGATTTGCTGGTTCTCAGTCAGGTGATCCTTTCGATGCAGCTGAGTTTCGCGGTAATTCCGCTGGTGATGTTCACCGGTTCTAAACTGAAAATGGGTGAATTCGTCAATAAACCCTGGCTGCAAATTTTAGTTTGGATCATTTCCGGCATCATTGTTATCCTCAACATTTATTTGCTGATTCAGACATTTTTAGAAAAATAAGCCGTTATTTTTACAAATTTCTGCCGAATTGTCCTAAAGTGAAATTTGGCTAAATCTTTGCCAACCGTTCGGTAGTAAAAATTAATATTATGTCAGAAAATAAAGATATGCAGGACGAAAATTTAGATATGAATGAAAATCTAAATGAAAAAAATCAGGCCGAAAAGCCGGAAAATTCTGAAGCTACGCCTTCTAATGAAGACCTTTTGGCACAGGAAAAAGACCGTTATATCCGACTTTTTGCTGAATTTGAAAATTATAAGAAAAGAACGTCCAGAGAAAAAATGGACTTTTTCCAATACGCAAATCAGGATTTGATGACTTCAATGCTTGATGTTCTTGATGACTTCGAAAGAGCACTGAAAGAAATCCAGAAAAATGGCAACGAAGCTGATTTAAAAGGTGTTGAACTTATCTACAGCAAACTTAAAAATAAACTGGAAGACAAAGGTTTAAAAGCAATCGAAGTTCAGCCAGGCGACGATTTTAATGTGGATATTCATGAGGCGATTACGCAAATTCCCGCACCTTACGAAGAATTGAAAGGGAAAGTGGTAGACGTCATCGAAACAGGTTATCAGCTTGCGGACCGCGTCATCAGATTTGCAAAAGTAGTAACGGGAAACTAAAAACTTTGGTGGAAAACTTCACCCAATTATATTTTAAATTTAAAATCGGTTCATAATTGACCGGAAGAAATTCACCTCATAAAAATTATGTCAAAAAGAGACTATTACGAAGTTTTAGAAATCGCTAAAAGCGCTTCAGCAGACGAAATAAAAAAAGCCTACCGAAAAATGGCTTTAAAATATCACCCGGACAAAAATCCAGGTGATAAAAGTGCGGAAGAAAAATTTAAAGAAGCTGCAGAAGCTTATGAAGTGCTGAGCGACGGCAATAAAAAAGCGCGCTACGACCAATATGGTCACGCCGGTTTAGGTGGAAACGGCGGATTTGGCGGCGGTGGTTTCGGCGGCGGTATGAACATGGAAGATATTTTCTCGCAATTCGGGGATATTTTCGGTGGTCATTTTGGCGGCGGTGGTCAGCAAAGACAGCAGTCGCGGGGAAGTAACCTGCGCGTCCGCATCAAGCTGAACCTGGAAGAAATGGTGAATGGTACCCAAAAAACCATTAAAGTAAAAAAAATGAAGTTGGCTGCGGGCGCAACTTCCAAAACCTGCCCGACCTGTAATGGTTCCGGTGTGCAGGTAAAAGTCATGAACACCATGTTCGGACAAATGCAGACGCAAACGCACTGTTCAACCTGTCAGGGAATCGGGAAAGTTGCCGATAAAATTCCGGCAGGTGCCAATGCGCAAGGTTTAATTAAAGAAGACGAAGAAGTTACCATCAATATTCCGGCGGGCGCACGTGAAGGCATTCAGCTGAACGTTCGCGGAAAAGGAAACGATGCGCCATTTGGCGGAACACCCGGCGATTTGCTGGTTGTTGTAGAAGAAGAAGTTGACAATTCAATCAAGCGCGAAGGCGACAATCTTCACCAGGAATTATACGTTTCTTTTGCAGAAGCAGCTTTGGGAACGCACAAAGAAATTCCGACGGTGGGCGGAAAAGTAAAAATTAAAGTAGATGCGGGAACACAATCCGGGAAAATACTGAGATTATCCGGCAAAGGTTTACCAAGCATCGACAGTTACGGCAAAGGTGATATGTTTGTTCACATCAATGTCTGGACGCCGCAAAATCTTTCCAAAGAGCAGCGCGAGTTTTTCGAAAAGCAGCTGGCGAATGGTGAAATGATGGCGGAACCATCCGGCAAGGAAAAAACATTTTTCGATAAAGTGAGAGATTTATTCGATTAAAAAATAAAAGAGGTTTCAACTGAAATCTCTTTTTTTGCTCTTTTAGCGGCTAATTTTTATCGATAAAAGATGACTTTGAAATTATTGTTTTTCATTAAGTCAAAATTAAATTTTTTGCCTTTTTTGCGGCTAATTTTTATTGATATAAACTAAGCTCCAAAAAGTTATTTGTTTTCTTTAAAGCTTCTTTAGCACGCTGTTCGCGCGAGCGTATTATTTCGCTATTAGAAAGTTCTTTGCCGTTCTGATTAGTAACTTTAATCTGCGCTTCACTATCGGCAAGCATTTGCCGGATCTTTTTAGCCGGATCTTTTACATATTCTCTCCAAAGTTGCTTAAATTTTTCTTTCGTAATAAGAAGTTCATCTTCTTTCGTTTCGGGAAAAATTACCACCTTCTGAGGCATTTTTTTTAATTCTACAAATTTGAAAACGTGGTCGCCTTTTTCATCTTCGATATTTAAAATAAGACCGGGCAAACCATTAAATTTATAAGGACCATCCTGAAACTGAATTTCATTCGTAAACCATGCTACCCATCTTCTACCACCAAAATCTGTTGTTGCTTTTTGCGCTTTCATTCCACCAATGTCGGAGGTCTCCGGTGAAATCTTCCAATTTTGCTTTTCGGATTCTTTTATCACGAAATTATCACCATTAATGCTGGTATGAAAATCTGCTTCAAAACCGGGATATTTTTTTGTCACGGAAAAGGTAATTTTCGATTTGCGCGGAATATTTGAAAGATTGATATTGTTAGACTGCGTCGCTCTTGCACGCGAAAACTGTTCGTTCACTAGTGAATCATAAACAAATTTTTCCTGGCTGTAATAGTTTGAACCATCTTTGGTAATATCTAAAACCATCAATTCTTGCACGACATTTTCCCGGTGTAAAGAATCCATTTTGAAGGAATATTCGTAGAAAATTCTGTGGTTTTGCGCATTCAGTAAAATTGAAAAACTTAGAAATAAAAAATACAGGGCTTTTTTGACCATTTTTTCGGTTTTGCTGTGAAGTTTAAAAGTAGCAATAAATACTGAAAATATTCATTAAAAAAATTTTAACCGAATATCAATAAGAAACTTCTTACTTCTTACTTCTTACTTTTTATTTTTTAAATTTTTCGCTTTGCCAAAACCTGAAAATTGCCCCGAAATGCAGGTAAAAACTGGCTAAAATTCCTTACTTTTGTTCATCTTTAATTTCATTAAAAAAACCGATT encodes the following:
- a CDS encoding GLPGLI family protein, with product MVKKALYFLFLSFSILLNAQNHRIFYEYSFKMDSLHRENVVQELMVLDITKDGSNYYSQEKFVYDSLVNEQFSRARATQSNNINLSNIPRKSKITFSVTKKYPGFEADFHTSINGDNFVIKESEKQNWKISPETSDIGGMKAQKATTDFGGRRWVAWFTNEIQFQDGPYKFNGLPGLILNIEDEKGDHVFKFVELKKMPQKVVIFPETKEDELLITKEKFKQLWREYVKDPAKKIRQMLADSEAQIKVTNQNGKELSNSEIIRSREQRAKEALKKTNNFLELSLYQ
- a CDS encoding nucleotide exchange factor GrpE, yielding MSENKDMQDENLDMNENLNEKNQAEKPENSEATPSNEDLLAQEKDRYIRLFAEFENYKKRTSREKMDFFQYANQDLMTSMLDVLDDFERALKEIQKNGNEADLKGVELIYSKLKNKLEDKGLKAIEVQPGDDFNVDIHEAITQIPAPYEELKGKVVDVIETGYQLADRVIRFAKVVTGN
- the dnaJ gene encoding molecular chaperone DnaJ, with product MSKRDYYEVLEIAKSASADEIKKAYRKMALKYHPDKNPGDKSAEEKFKEAAEAYEVLSDGNKKARYDQYGHAGLGGNGGFGGGGFGGGMNMEDIFSQFGDIFGGHFGGGGQQRQQSRGSNLRVRIKLNLEEMVNGTQKTIKVKKMKLAAGATSKTCPTCNGSGVQVKVMNTMFGQMQTQTHCSTCQGIGKVADKIPAGANAQGLIKEDEEVTINIPAGAREGIQLNVRGKGNDAPFGGTPGDLLVVVEEEVDNSIKREGDNLHQELYVSFAEAALGTHKEIPTVGGKVKIKVDAGTQSGKILRLSGKGLPSIDSYGKGDMFVHINVWTPQNLSKEQREFFEKQLANGEMMAEPSGKEKTFFDKVRDLFD